The Anomalospiza imberbis isolate Cuckoo-Finch-1a 21T00152 chromosome 7, ASM3175350v1, whole genome shotgun sequence genome has a window encoding:
- the METAP1D gene encoding methionine aminopeptidase 1D, mitochondrial isoform X4 codes for MWEKRVESIWRGGDPLYQLVSCSATGCHKIFSLCNHNYLHRHSNNHQQRCFFFQGQRNAAYSIVWPAVVSPAHQVPKHIKKPDYVTTGIVPDWGDDIEIKNEDQIQGLRQACQLARHVLLLAGKGLKVGMTTEEIDSIVHHEIIRQNAYPSPLGYGGFPKSVCTSVNNVVCHGIPDSRPLQDGDIINIDVTVYYNGYHGDTSETFLVGSVDKSGKKLVEVARKCRDEAIAACRPGAPFSVIGNTIRELAVVWQHGRRMLRWQLTPISPVSTL; via the exons ATGTGGGAAAAACGTGTGGAAAGCATCTGGAGAGGAGGAGACCCCCTTTACCAGCTTGTTTCCT GTTCTGCGACTGGCTGCCACAAAATCTTTTCTTTGTGTAATCATAACTACCTGCACAGGCACTCAAACAATCATCAGCAACGATGCTTCTTCTTTCAAGGACAAAGAAATGCTGCTTATAGTATAGTTTGGCCAGCCGTGGTTTCCCCAGCTCACCAAGTTCCTAAG CACATAAAGAAGCCAGACTATGTGACGACAGGCATTGTACCAGACTGGGGAGACGACATAGAAATTAAGAATGAAGATCAGATTCAAGGGCTTCGTCAAGCTTGTCAGTTGGCCCGTCATGTCCTGCTTCTGGCTGGAAAGGGCTTAAAG GTTGGCATGACAACTGAAGAAATAGATTCCATTGTTCATCATGAAATAATCAGACAGAATGCCTATCCATCACCTCTGGGCTATGGAGGTTTTCCAAAATCTGTTTGTACTTCTGTAAACAACGTGGTATGTCATGGTATTCCTGACAG TCGACCTCTTCAGGATGGAGATATTATCAACATTGATGTCACG GTGTATTACAATGGCTACCATGGTGACACTTCTGAAACCTTTTTGGTGGGCAGTGTGGATAAATCTGGTAAAAAGTTAGTGGAGGTTGCCAGGAAATGTAGAGATGAAGCAATTGCAGCTTGCAGACCAGGGGCTCCCTTCTCTGTAATTGGAAACACAATCAG